A part of Ictalurus furcatus strain D&B chromosome 8, Billie_1.0, whole genome shotgun sequence genomic DNA contains:
- the gpr151 gene encoding G-protein coupled receptor 151 gives MQTVSWGGHLSITHRLYKRARPESPRTKRTSPREYKADVIESYLQATFSCRMDKLQDGNVSAPNGTLNRRSFLEKGAYQHLQQGDLKVLVPVGLGVISVLGFIANATAVGVLVGNARKSKLSLINALILNLLLADGLLLAFAVPFKATAYSREGWTLGLVVCKTCDWFVHSCMAAKSLTVAIMANACYRYVSNPTKQVTIRLKTIVVVLLFTWLLACVLPLPHWLFMSLQKEDGAEGLLCVFEVPPEARKFMSFYVKAYPLVAFCAPLSLALLYFWRAYGRSQRRCSKTQNLRAQIRTRKLTLMLFGLTVAMATMWLPQWVVWVWMRHAEDSDGPVPPVLFAVAAQCVMFAISLANPLIVLALSEEFREGYKGLWRRLTLRKHAPKQQPKPGPHAPTAPRSPTPRPEAFAHLPPRITDESRPDKQQEQRQDQQQQQEEESSGNGNKDGMVLPDVEQFWHERESGSMSHENDPIPWEHQDPKEGKQ, from the coding sequence ATGCAGACAGTCAGCTGGGGAGggcacctgtcaatcacacacCGCCTTTATAAGCGCGCGCGCCCCGAGTCTCCAAGAACAAAACGCACGAGTCCGAGGGAGTATAAGGCAGACGTGATAGAAAGTTATTTACAGGCGACTTTTTCCTGCAGAATGGACAAACTACAGGACGGGAATGTCAGCGCGCCTAACGGCACCTTGAACAGACGCTCGTTTCTGGAGAAAGGCGCGTATCAGCACCTGCAGCAGGGCGACCTGAAGGTGCTGGTGCCGGTAGGGCTGGGCGTCATCTCTGTGCTCGGCTTCATTGCAAACGCCACCGCGGTGGGAGTGCTGGTGGGCAACGCGCGCAAAAGCAAGCTCTCTCTGATCAACGCGCTCATCCTCAACCTCCTGCTGGCTGACGGGCTGCTGCTGGCTTTCGCCGTGCCGTTTAAAGCCACGGCGTACTCCCGCGAAGGCTGGACTCTGGGCTTAGTCGTGTGCAAAACGTGCGACTGGTTCGTGCATTCCTGCATGGCGGCGAAGAGCCTCACGGTGGCCATCATGGCGAATGCATGCTACAGGTATGTGAGCAACCCGACCAAGCAAGTCACGATTCGCCTCAAGACCATCGTGGTGGTTCTCCTCTTCACGTGGCTGTTGGCCTGCGTCCTCCCTCTGCCGCACTGGCTCTTCATGTCGCTGCAGAAGGAAGACGGTGCAGAAGGACTGCTGTGCGTGTTCGAGGTGCCACCAGAAGCACGCAAGTTTATGTCCTTTTACGTGAAGGCGTACCCTCTGGTGGCCTTTTGCGCACCGCTTAGCCTCGCGCTGCTTTACTTCTGGCGCGCGTACGGCCGATCCCAACGCCGCTGCAGCAAGACGCAGAACCTGCGAGCACAGATCCGGACGCGCAAGCTCACCCTGATGCTGTTCGGCCTGACCGTGGCTATGGCCACCATGTGGCTGCCTCAGTGGGTAGTGTGGGTGTGGATGAGACACGCAGAAGACAGCGACGGCCCAGTGCCTCCTGTGCTCTTCGCTGTGGCCGCACAGTGCGTCATGTTTGCCATCTCGCTAGCCAACCCGCTCATAGTGCTCGCGCTGTCCGAGGAGTTCCGCGAGGGCTACAAGGGCCTGTGGCGGCGTCTCACGCTGCGCAAACACGCTCCCAAGCAGCAACCGAAACCCGGGCCGCACGCGCCCACTGCGCCCAGGTCACCCACCCCGCGACCCGAGGCTTTCGCACACCTTCCTCCGAGGATTACCGACGAGTCCCGACCCGACAAGCAGCAGGAGCAGAGGCAggatcagcagcagcagcaggaggaggaaaGTTCCGGTAACGGCAATAAAGATGGCATGGTGCTGCCTGATGTGGAGCAGTTCTGGCACGAGCGCGAGAGTGGCTCCATGTCTCACGAGAACGACCCCATACCCTGGGAGCATCAGGACCCCAAAGAGGGCAAGCAGTAG